In Quercus robur chromosome 11, dhQueRobu3.1, whole genome shotgun sequence, the following proteins share a genomic window:
- the LOC126705803 gene encoding GATA transcription factor 5-like isoform X1: MNVEMEYCVEARALKSSLRGEILAMKTTTQVFEDFRGSIGVASEDFPVDDLLDLSNAEFEDGYFVENEEEEEEEEKDFLSVSSSQDEENSNSNSNSNSNNFSGSAESEFTLASELAVPDDDLAGLEWVSHFVDDSISEFSFLYPAGKQKTEANAMDRSEPESRPVLDRASCLPLGVPFPSKSRTKRTRTRTSNPVWSLPSSRFWDSNPGSPRTEDQAALLSHTTLGFYDTSSLSSLSSSGSCSSGLSSSPSYFTSMFNFVEPAKKKQKKKPAVQTGSGTQFQRRCSHCQVQKTPQWRTGPLGAKTLCNACGVRFKSGRLFPEYRPACSPTFSGEIHSNSHRKVLEMRKRKETVPEPESRLNQMVSSF, encoded by the exons atgaaTGTAGAAATGGAATACTGCGTGGAAGCAAGAGCCTTGAAATCAAGCTTACGTGGAGAAATATTGGCTATGAAAACGACAACCCAAGTTTTTGAAGATTTTCGGGGTTCTATCGGTGTTGCTAGTGAAGATTTCCCTGTGGACGACCTTCTTGACTTGTCTAATGCAGAGTTTGAAGATGGGTACTTTGTAGAAAatgaagaggaggaagaagaagaagaaaaagattttctCTCGGTTTCTTCGTCACAGGACGAAGAgaattccaattccaattccaattcaAATTCCAACAATTTTTCTGGCTCAGCGGAGTCTGAGTTCACTTTAGCCAGTGAGCTTGCCGTTCCg GATGATGATTTGGCAGGGCTTGAATGGGTTTCTCATTTTGTGGACGATTCTATATCAGAATTCTCGTTTTTGTACCCCGCCGGAAAACAAAAAACCGAAGCAAATGCAATGGACCGGTCTGAACCGGAATCCAGACCGGTTTTAGACAGGGCTTCGTGTTTACCTTTGGGGGTTCCATTTCCATCCAAATCCAGAACCAAACGGACCAGGACCAGAACCAGTAATCCAGTTTGGTCACTTCCTTCATCACGGTTTTGGGATTCTAACCCTGGTTCTCCTCGTACGGAGGACCAGGCAGCGCTACTGAGCCACACGACTCTTGGTTTTTATGACACGTCATCGTTGTCTTCATTGTCGTCTTCAGGGTCTTGTTCATCTGGGTTATCTTCATCACCTAGTTATTTTACCAGCATGTTCAATTTTGTTGAACCGGcaaagaagaagcagaagaaaaaACCGGCGGTTCAAACCGGTAGTGGGACTCAGTTTCAGCGTAGGTGCAGCCATTGTCAGGTTCAGAAGACCCCGCAGTGGAGAACCGGTCCACTTGGTGCAAAAACGCTTTGTAATGCTTGTGGGGTTAGGTTCAAGTCCGGCCGGCTTTTTCCGGAGTATAGACCGGCTTGTAGTCCGACTTTTTCTGGTGAAATTCACTCCAATAGTCACCGGAAAGTGTTGGAGATGAGGAAGAGAAAGGAAACGGTGCCTGAACCGGAATCCAGGTTGAACCAGATGGTTTCAAGCTTTTAA
- the LOC126705803 gene encoding GATA transcription factor 5-like isoform X2, with amino-acid sequence MEYCVEARALKSSLRGEILAMKTTTQVFEDFRGSIGVASEDFPVDDLLDLSNAEFEDGYFVENEEEEEEEEKDFLSVSSSQDEENSNSNSNSNSNNFSGSAESEFTLASELAVPDDDLAGLEWVSHFVDDSISEFSFLYPAGKQKTEANAMDRSEPESRPVLDRASCLPLGVPFPSKSRTKRTRTRTSNPVWSLPSSRFWDSNPGSPRTEDQAALLSHTTLGFYDTSSLSSLSSSGSCSSGLSSSPSYFTSMFNFVEPAKKKQKKKPAVQTGSGTQFQRRCSHCQVQKTPQWRTGPLGAKTLCNACGVRFKSGRLFPEYRPACSPTFSGEIHSNSHRKVLEMRKRKETVPEPESRLNQMVSSF; translated from the exons ATGGAATACTGCGTGGAAGCAAGAGCCTTGAAATCAAGCTTACGTGGAGAAATATTGGCTATGAAAACGACAACCCAAGTTTTTGAAGATTTTCGGGGTTCTATCGGTGTTGCTAGTGAAGATTTCCCTGTGGACGACCTTCTTGACTTGTCTAATGCAGAGTTTGAAGATGGGTACTTTGTAGAAAatgaagaggaggaagaagaagaagaaaaagattttctCTCGGTTTCTTCGTCACAGGACGAAGAgaattccaattccaattccaattcaAATTCCAACAATTTTTCTGGCTCAGCGGAGTCTGAGTTCACTTTAGCCAGTGAGCTTGCCGTTCCg GATGATGATTTGGCAGGGCTTGAATGGGTTTCTCATTTTGTGGACGATTCTATATCAGAATTCTCGTTTTTGTACCCCGCCGGAAAACAAAAAACCGAAGCAAATGCAATGGACCGGTCTGAACCGGAATCCAGACCGGTTTTAGACAGGGCTTCGTGTTTACCTTTGGGGGTTCCATTTCCATCCAAATCCAGAACCAAACGGACCAGGACCAGAACCAGTAATCCAGTTTGGTCACTTCCTTCATCACGGTTTTGGGATTCTAACCCTGGTTCTCCTCGTACGGAGGACCAGGCAGCGCTACTGAGCCACACGACTCTTGGTTTTTATGACACGTCATCGTTGTCTTCATTGTCGTCTTCAGGGTCTTGTTCATCTGGGTTATCTTCATCACCTAGTTATTTTACCAGCATGTTCAATTTTGTTGAACCGGcaaagaagaagcagaagaaaaaACCGGCGGTTCAAACCGGTAGTGGGACTCAGTTTCAGCGTAGGTGCAGCCATTGTCAGGTTCAGAAGACCCCGCAGTGGAGAACCGGTCCACTTGGTGCAAAAACGCTTTGTAATGCTTGTGGGGTTAGGTTCAAGTCCGGCCGGCTTTTTCCGGAGTATAGACCGGCTTGTAGTCCGACTTTTTCTGGTGAAATTCACTCCAATAGTCACCGGAAAGTGTTGGAGATGAGGAAGAGAAAGGAAACGGTGCCTGAACCGGAATCCAGGTTGAACCAGATGGTTTCAAGCTTTTAA